TTTCATTCATTAAATGGcacaatatattaaaaacaaaatgtgacaaaTATGATCACAACATTAATGAGAGCAGACAAATGTATACCTCTGTGACCAtgtatttgtcataatttacccacTGCTTTGCCCACTGTTTCACAGCTACATAAGTTTCCAGTCCAGGCAACATCTTAGATCTTAAAAGCTTCAGTATGTTCAGTAAATCAGCTGATTCCTGTGTGCAAAGTGAGTTGGCACAGTGACTAGATATAATCTGTTAATGAGAACCTGTCTCCTTCCTACAAACTTGGAAAGTGAAGCCCTCCGTAATTGGCTCAGTATAAAAATGAGTAATGACACATGGGGTTACTACAAGCTCCAGTGTTTCCATTAAGTTGGCAATCATATGACTGTATGTAGCTCATTAGGTGAGTAGAAAATAATTTTTCGTTATGGCGAACATGTTTGAATGATTTAGTGCAACTTTAGACTTTTGATCAATGTATATAACTGATGGTTATTATAAGGCCATTGACTTGAACTGTTCTGCACCTTGCTGTCAGTAACTAAATATTGTGTGCGCATACATCACATGTGCAGTTCAAAATGCATTCTGGCTGGGCACCTCTCTTCGTGATTTGTCACCATGGAAACACAGGGAGCctatttgtttgctgttttatCGCTGAAGATGAAATAATGACAGTTTAGTTGTGGCAGCCACACAACATTATCCACGTATCACAGACTACTTGGTACTTTTGGGGGTAGATTAAAGgttgtattttaattatataaattctaACGTTTGGCACATATAAATGACACCAAGACCTGTCACCTGAACTTAAAAATAGCCATGTTCATTGACTAATCTCAATGTctgttcagttttatttttaaattgaatatATGCTACTAGTTAAAAGTGCTGGTGTTTTCCCACTTggtgacacattttttgttttactaaAATGCAAACCGGAAATGTGGGCGATTTTGGCTCCAAAAGAGAGGACTCACCTTGCACTACTGGAAATCTTGTTAACGGGTATATGAACACGAGCATGTTGTCACATGCAAAtagacatataaacacatgcactctttgatttctcacccacacttaacacacatacagtaagtcCACAATGACATAATTGCACATTATGTAACCGTACCCAAAAATACATGTACAAAAACCAGTTTGATTATAAAAGATCATCCCAATTAAATGCATGTCATGTGTTCTTTGCTGCCATTTCAGAATGGCAAGAGGATAAAACTAAATGTAGCTGAGTTGATTGTGAAAAGATATCTGAAAGAGGTAAGCAGAGGTGTTATCTCATCTTTGAAGGGGAAGAAAATGTATCGACAGATAAGAGAGGGAAGTCACAGCGGAAAGACTACACAGTAGCTTAGCTCACAGGAGAGAGGGCCTTTGGGTTACAGACCTGGGACTACACAGTAGTTTAGCTCAGACAAGAAACAGGTTGCTGGCTCTCAGTCACAGGCCTACACAGTGGTCTCATTTTTCCAAGGTCCAGTCCTAATGTTACCTGTGGAATCAGAAGTAAGTAGGTAGTCCTCGTGCTGACTATTGTTCCGGCTTATTGTCCCTCTCCGGCTGAGAGTGCCTTTCCTGCTGAGCGTGGCCTGGGAGCATGACAGAGTCACCCGTGGAGGGGTCATATCCAAATGCAGCATTACATCCTCCTCTTTATCAGCCATCTTAGGACAACTATACATTAGTGGTCCCATGTTAGGGTCCCCTACCTGGCAAGTACCAGTAAAGGGGTCAGTTTTGGGGCAGCATATGCTTGAAAACGGGTCTGCTTTGGTGCAGCACATGTGTCTGTGGCAGGTGTGTCCGTCATGGCAGGAGAGCTGACAATCCAAGTGTGCACTATGGCAGGAGATGCTATCGTGCAGGCTGTGAGAGGCCAGGCTCTCGAGGTGAGGACTGGGACTGGGGCACCGCAGCTGGTTGTCAGGGTGGGGGCTGTGACAAGACAGCTGAGTATCCAAGTGTGAGGCGTGGCAGGTGAGCGGGTTGTCCAGGTGCATGCTGTGAGGGCTGTCCAGGTGGGAGCTGTGCACACTGCCGTCCATGCTGGTGGACGTCATGTGGTAAGAATAGTCCCTGAGGCAGGGCCGAGGTCGGTTGAAGGAGCGAGTCTTAGACCTGTCCTTTAAGCAGCTTTGCAGGGGCAGAGTTGTGCGTGGCAATTCATCGGGGAGGGACTGTGGGCGGCTCCCAAGCAAGGGTGAGGGACTGTGCAGGGTGGCGCAGCAGGTGCTTGTTTGGTTCTGGGTGGAGGGTAAAGTACCCAATTTACAGTGCGGAGATGGAGAGTGGAGGTGTGGGGAGAGCAGAGGTGTATCTGTGCAGGAAGTGTCTACCTGGCAGTGGATTTGGTTCTGCCCATGGGATGGTGTATGGCTGTGACTTTGGGCGGGTGGGTCAGGATTACCTGCTGCCTCCCCGTTGACCTCCACCTTTGGTTTGTTGGGGCAACAGGCCCACCACCGGTGCCAGACATCATCACGTTTTGCACAGTGCTGAATAAGCAGAAAAAGCCCCAACGTGACTGAAAATGCTCCATATAGACAGCTGAAGATCATGTCCAGAAAATGGCCCTGTGATACAGCCAGTGCTCCAAACACCCAAGTGGCCAGGAAGAGGAAGAGCGTAAAGGCAGCGGCCCTTAATTGAGCTTTAAAAGAGTGCTCATTGGCCAACATGGAGGCCGTGATGGCAGTGCAGCCTGAATGATCACCGTGCTCTCCTGGCTCTCCACTGACAGCATGGCAGTGGCCGATTTCAGCCACGGCTAGACGTTGCTGTTCTTCAGTCATGGGCTTCAGCTCGTACTTGCGCTCCGGGTGCTGCTTTAGCTGCACAAATGTGCATAGAAAGTAGATGCACATTACCAAAACCAAGAAGGCAATGGGAACATAGAAGCCTCCCAGACTGGGTTCCCAGGCCATCCAGCAACTGCAACAGAGACATTTATTAAACTGACAGTGTAATTTTAAATCTCCATCTAATTACAGACCTCATGGTAATTTATACCATTAATTAAGATACATTTCTCAGAATCAGTGACACTTGTGATATTTGAAGGCTCACTAAAAAGTAAACATATACAACTGCCAGCTAATTGGGAATCATCAGCAAACAGGATACTCACTAAGGGGCATCATCTCTGCTACCATAGTTATCCAAGTTTACAGCAGCTGAAACTCCCACTATGATTAGGGGGACTCCACCACTCACTAGATAAAACCTGACAAGAGGTCAAAGAGGAGAAATGAGgtgaaaaaatgacaaaagaaattAGGTATTCCAGCAGGTCTCACAAGGaatgcattttataaatatttcatatattatctGAATGATGATCAGAAAAGAAATAATTCCATACACCGCAACTCACATTGTTTACATGTC
This window of the Xyrauchen texanus isolate HMW12.3.18 chromosome 40, RBS_HiC_50CHRs, whole genome shotgun sequence genome carries:
- the LOC127633824 gene encoding adhesion G protein-coupled receptor A1-like — translated: MDLKRVLSFPPYPGDYLHPVVYACTAVMLLCLLISIMTYVVHHSIIRISRKEWHMLLNFLFHTAVTFGVFAGGINQIKYPVLCQVVGIILHYSSLSSMLWLLFTARTICNEVSKAPPISLDRDPPKQPRPKATIFRFYLVSGGVPLIIVGVSAAVNLDNYGSRDDAPYCWMAWEPSLGGFYVPIAFLVLVMCIYFLCTFVQLKQHPERKYELKPMTEEQQRLAVAEIGHCHAVSGEPGEHGDHSGCTAITASMLANEHSFKAQLRAAAFTLFLFLATWVFGALAVSQGHFLDMIFSCLYGAFSVTLGLFLLIQHCAKRDDVWHRWWACCPNKPKVEVNGEAAGNPDPPAQSHSHTPSHGQNQIHCQVDTSCTDTPLLSPHLHSPSPHCKLGTLPSTQNQTSTCCATLHSPSPLLGSRPQSLPDELPRTTLPLQSCLKDRSKTRSFNRPRPCLRDYSYHMTSTSMDGSVHSSHLDSPHSMHLDNPLTCHASHLDTQLSCHSPHPDNQLRCPSPSPHLESLASHSLHDSISCHSAHLDCQLSCHDGHTCHRHMCCTKADPFSSICCPKTDPFTGTCQVGDPNMGPLMYSCPKMADKEEDVMLHLDMTPPRVTLSCSQATLSRKGTLSRRGTISRNNSQHEDYLLTSDSTGNIRTGPWKNETTV